The following proteins come from a genomic window of Synechococcus sp. NB0720_010:
- a CDS encoding peroxidase family protein produces the protein MASSFHVNYADLQRILENIKIAERESAGENLLDIITEVATGSPAITGTTFVNAANLPLGLRHVDGSYNQLIPGSPDGVLTGAADQSFARLVDPSYISETGSPSLDLNPDPASFLEVTNSSYDPESPNPQNDPGIHPNSVVDASVRTISNLIVDQTISNPAAIASALRLAGHEDPDGQALILHEQARVLLDPLAAEADQADARTALTNALAETGVTITSDGSIVVEHRSADIGLSPGNSSWMTIFGQFFDHGLDLLAKGGQGTVYIPLQPDDPLYVEGSSSNFMALTRAAGNPGTNLITPWIDQNQTYTSHPSHQVFLREYQRIDRQTGALLTDPTQTEWEAGLTVATGRLLNGAQGGVATWADVKAQALTYLGIALDDRDVLKIPQVLTDPYGRFIAGQNGYAQLLAVDPQGQPITVEGTAEGVIPSELNVSRIAQAFLDDINRAAVPVIVDGQLLQDADMAVGLSDAVPDGRGGFTTYDNELLDAHYVTGDGRGNENIALTAIHSVFHGEHNRVLEANKLTILRSGDLEGINEWLRRPLADDVALPSSQASDADLTAFAAGLQWDGERLFQAAKFSTEMQYQHIVFEEFARRIQPNIAPFVFTNSADLDARIVAEFAHAVYRFGHSQLGDGVARLEADLASRDLGLIQSFLNPLEFANSGLDAEAATGAIARGITRVVDQEIDEFIVEALRNNLLGAPLDLASLNLARGRDLGVPSLNQTRAQLYAMTGAVQLKPYTGWTVDPNQADSHGFFQHLKNPMSVVNLIAAYGTHHTITEATSIEAKRRAAMLIVFNTPFDGQEPPADSLDFLRGTGAYADQETGINDVDLWIGGLAEQVNEFGGQLGETFNAVFQYQMEQLQNGDRFYYLSRTQGMNLLTQLEATTFSDLVMRNSDLGDPHATHLSAHIMGVPDLILELDLNTAQANYSGDQELDALVGSENTAEQRGSLDPTASTLFDFLLGGAATSKVVRQYGSLDLDGNGFVDGNVLRFTGGEHVVLGGTEGNDAIYGDKGIDTLWGDGGDDYLNAGMESDQVFGGDGDDIIIDPFGDDFLRGENGDDVIVNGAGLDVDFGGAGQDAMFAVVDSTEMFAGEDNDFMRGGSAPDLMMGGEGDDWMEGGEGFDYMAGENSELFFNSPIVGHDIMNGQGNDTDYDGENGDDIMVQGVGIQRNNGMNGFDWAIHKGDPVAADTDLTPQIPGLVEIPDAALAVILRDRFDSVEGLSGWKYDDYLRGSVRSIDQNPWFQNQLTQAGVDRIRGLRAVLGGEDLADPDAVAFGDPNIDGNSDGQIFLGGDGSDTIMGGVGDDLIDGDAWLNVRIEGTRKDGSYFTVDSLSDLFVDLVSGAIDPGEIHAVREILYDDRADGSNPDDVNLDVAVFQDLRGNYDIAFDADGSVTVSHLTVSDGLQSDGIDRLRNIEVARFADQDLRLVNDPALSSGLLATTELSTTGFFGFFGAANRVGLAAPALFDANNVTPDNPLGLVDPSSVSVSFFDAADSATALPLSAAGELVLAATPGRQLSMTASYIDAAGFTNTFEAPIFNAIVGTALANTLTGTADLDYIFGGGGADVLLGNGGDDYLSGGVGSDLLNGGDGVDLANFAGVATSLFNAANPPAQAVVDARFDLNGVNLTVSTLTGGLDTLVSIERLRFSDGVFDLVAGATNAADDLIYSGEQRALLFGGGGDDHLRGGADDDVFTYTAAGTIVENASSGGGRDSVDGGANRELGDRLVIQGDNTTETFRVIAVAGDVNASHRAELTAAGFAAIAETTEIVILRGTGNLSAIAPLTTDNFAVIAEVIEIEELTINVSGAGRTGTQRVQVIGDFNPTSLRTNTITISSDGTGVDVDVTSLESDHRVVLDAGTILGQRPQDVVQTAANEIMKADPMTPDQNNELADGNVSASLTLRDAQDLLDLVRGIAPERLDPENADAVGVRDLAGAENNRANATFGAANEPFIRLTEARFGAVDPDSGTAEINPIFAGLDPRQISNSVATQQPQTPPSRQANLFWMSFAQYFDHGLDFVVKGGNGTIPIGGVGSGGADNPADLTRATITGWDADGPQHLNQTSPFVDQNQAYGSTALVGQFLRESDGARGLGSHLMSGGDDPSAPGFKLLPTLRTLLDHHIAAQTIFTGTKLGDLTLTEYYPALIKADTSDYDPAVIAELNRDFLGSGYSLLVDLNPFVSPLEHVVAGDGRPNENVALSSIHSIWARNHNYHVDQLTELYSAAGLDVTPEEVFQAAKIINETEYQRVIFTEFAQVLLGSAGIRGYGEHGFDDYQPATDARISHEFAAMAYRVGHTMIADDFTILDADGQPVRVPLVDLFLNPTNEAGAFTFDPDGPGPAAPLNGDAALSVLASRGYTPVPGYEQLGVARILGGMALQPAEEVDPQVVDAVRNDLVRVRADLAAFNIARGWDLGLGTLNQVKAGLLASTNPYVQEALSYVGLENMTPYASWEDFQLRNGLADAELERLRAAYPDLHLESPAVEVFRQFNPDVQLSVQGDGSAVVSGIDRVDAWVGGLAEQKFEDSLLGTTFWTIIHEQLDRLQEGDRFYYLSRVDDLDFYEAWAKEQSFADIVERNTGLTGLPKDIFAVSDSEVLVGLPAADGAPADGGAPAPVDPDPADGLLTDAESDVVAKALHLGLSLHKLPDFTGDEPNELVLRPFGSPAERSAQFYLMLTAESLRDASIDTLDVTFDLGEDFVNVFELSGEQIFFSDDLALQRRVQIDGSKLRFEGAGLGALGAGQGVSEKAPIAVIALTPREDIDEQILAARLADRYGFTNSESWQQSLQFSVDANVHEIMFSDLMSLGDLGGEAALLTDELQVLARAAQVDLLTDDVFALGTERQVLKPGEGGITNLIRSGDTLERTTQWQNGGEFTLQDLSITDLNQAGVATSKSSIAGGSDALAVGATADITTEISVYGPAGSVLDSAALGFQIDALGGYHWDTAAMPTFQQKNLVTYQADLNYDGRVSMKDLAFLNAGVSRGYSRDVDANYDGTLDIKDLAVIDAEWGQSLHQGEGQFLGSDFMSMADLSQQGLQQWDSSAFIAQNAIEAEQQVSNPVAESGGTFVTVQGFEALLAQLEQQQTQQYDLT, from the coding sequence ATGGCCAGTTCATTCCACGTTAATTACGCCGACTTACAACGGATTCTTGAGAATATCAAGATTGCCGAGCGCGAATCTGCCGGTGAGAACCTGCTCGACATCATTACAGAGGTAGCCACTGGCTCCCCTGCGATCACGGGAACAACCTTTGTCAATGCGGCGAATCTTCCCCTGGGCCTGCGCCATGTTGATGGCAGCTACAACCAGCTGATTCCTGGATCGCCAGACGGGGTTCTCACGGGCGCGGCTGATCAATCATTTGCTCGCCTGGTTGATCCCAGCTACATCAGCGAGACCGGAAGCCCCAGCCTGGATCTCAATCCTGATCCCGCCAGTTTCCTTGAGGTCACGAACAGCAGCTATGACCCAGAGTCTCCCAACCCTCAGAACGATCCGGGCATTCATCCCAACAGTGTTGTTGATGCATCTGTTCGCACCATTTCGAATCTGATCGTTGATCAGACCATCAGCAACCCTGCTGCTATCGCATCCGCTCTACGTTTGGCGGGTCACGAGGATCCTGATGGCCAGGCGCTCATCCTGCATGAGCAGGCGCGTGTGCTCCTTGATCCTTTGGCCGCCGAGGCGGACCAGGCTGATGCGCGAACGGCATTAACGAATGCCCTGGCTGAAACCGGTGTCACGATCACGTCGGATGGCTCCATTGTTGTGGAGCATCGCAGCGCTGATATCGGCCTTTCGCCGGGTAACAGCAGCTGGATGACGATCTTTGGTCAGTTCTTCGACCACGGACTTGACCTGCTTGCCAAGGGTGGCCAGGGAACGGTGTACATCCCGCTTCAACCTGATGACCCTTTGTATGTGGAGGGCAGCTCTTCCAATTTCATGGCTCTCACTCGAGCCGCTGGCAACCCTGGCACGAATCTGATTACACCCTGGATTGATCAGAACCAGACCTATACCTCCCATCCCTCGCATCAGGTCTTCCTGAGGGAGTATCAGCGCATTGATCGTCAGACGGGTGCTCTTCTGACTGATCCTACTCAGACTGAGTGGGAGGCCGGTCTCACCGTTGCCACAGGCCGCTTGCTGAACGGTGCGCAAGGTGGTGTTGCGACTTGGGCTGACGTGAAGGCCCAGGCCCTCACCTACCTCGGCATTGCTCTGGATGACCGGGATGTGCTCAAGATCCCTCAGGTTCTGACCGATCCTTACGGTCGCTTCATTGCGGGCCAGAACGGCTATGCCCAGTTACTCGCTGTGGATCCACAGGGCCAGCCGATCACGGTGGAGGGCACTGCTGAAGGTGTGATTCCATCTGAGCTCAATGTGAGCCGGATTGCCCAAGCTTTCCTGGATGACATCAACCGGGCCGCTGTTCCCGTGATCGTTGATGGACAGCTGCTGCAGGATGCCGACATGGCTGTTGGCCTCTCTGACGCGGTGCCGGATGGTCGGGGTGGCTTCACCACGTACGACAACGAACTACTGGATGCTCACTATGTGACCGGCGATGGTCGTGGCAACGAAAACATCGCCCTCACGGCCATCCATAGTGTTTTTCATGGCGAGCATAACCGTGTGCTTGAGGCCAACAAGCTCACGATTCTGCGCAGCGGTGACCTGGAGGGTATCAACGAGTGGTTGCGTAGACCCCTCGCTGATGATGTTGCTCTCCCGTCCTCTCAGGCCAGTGATGCTGATCTGACTGCTTTCGCGGCTGGGCTGCAGTGGGATGGTGAACGCCTATTCCAGGCGGCAAAATTCTCTACCGAGATGCAGTATCAGCATATCGTCTTTGAGGAATTCGCTCGTCGGATCCAGCCAAATATCGCTCCATTCGTGTTTACTAACTCGGCAGATCTTGATGCTCGTATTGTTGCCGAGTTCGCCCATGCGGTCTACCGCTTTGGTCACTCCCAGCTGGGTGATGGAGTCGCCAGATTGGAAGCGGATCTGGCTTCTAGAGATCTGGGCCTGATTCAATCCTTTCTCAACCCGCTGGAGTTTGCCAATAGCGGCCTCGATGCCGAGGCGGCTACAGGTGCCATTGCCCGCGGGATCACGCGTGTGGTGGATCAAGAGATCGACGAGTTCATTGTCGAAGCGCTGCGCAACAACCTGCTAGGGGCGCCGCTTGACTTGGCCAGTCTCAACTTGGCCCGCGGACGTGACCTGGGTGTCCCGTCGCTCAATCAGACCCGGGCTCAGCTCTATGCGATGACCGGGGCTGTTCAGCTCAAGCCCTACACCGGTTGGACGGTTGATCCAAATCAAGCTGATTCCCATGGTTTCTTCCAACATCTGAAGAATCCGATGTCGGTGGTGAATCTCATCGCTGCCTACGGCACACACCACACCATCACAGAGGCTACAAGCATTGAGGCCAAGCGTCGTGCTGCGATGTTGATTGTCTTCAACACGCCGTTTGATGGTCAAGAGCCGCCCGCTGATTCTCTGGACTTCCTGAGGGGTACGGGTGCGTATGCCGACCAGGAGACCGGCATCAATGATGTGGACCTTTGGATCGGGGGTCTGGCAGAGCAGGTGAATGAATTCGGCGGCCAGCTGGGAGAAACCTTCAACGCAGTCTTCCAATACCAGATGGAGCAGCTGCAGAACGGAGACCGCTTCTATTACCTGAGTCGTACACAGGGGATGAACCTGCTGACCCAGTTGGAGGCCACAACCTTCTCCGATCTGGTGATGCGGAACTCGGATCTTGGCGATCCGCATGCGACTCACCTGTCTGCGCACATCATGGGTGTGCCGGATCTCATTTTAGAGCTCGATCTCAATACGGCTCAAGCCAATTACAGCGGTGATCAAGAGCTTGATGCTTTGGTTGGAAGCGAAAATACAGCTGAGCAACGGGGCTCTCTAGACCCCACGGCATCCACGCTCTTCGATTTCCTCCTGGGGGGTGCGGCCACGAGCAAAGTTGTTCGTCAGTACGGATCTTTAGATCTTGACGGTAACGGTTTTGTGGATGGCAACGTCTTGCGCTTCACCGGCGGTGAACATGTCGTTCTGGGCGGAACAGAGGGGAATGATGCCATCTATGGCGACAAGGGCATCGATACGCTATGGGGCGATGGCGGTGATGACTATCTCAATGCCGGCATGGAGTCTGATCAGGTCTTTGGTGGCGACGGCGATGACATTATTATTGATCCCTTCGGTGATGATTTTCTCCGTGGTGAAAATGGAGATGACGTAATCGTCAATGGTGCTGGCCTTGACGTTGATTTTGGCGGTGCGGGTCAAGACGCGATGTTTGCCGTCGTTGATAGCACTGAAATGTTTGCCGGTGAGGATAACGACTTTATGCGTGGCGGTTCAGCTCCTGATCTCATGATGGGAGGTGAGGGCGACGACTGGATGGAGGGTGGCGAAGGCTTTGATTACATGGCCGGCGAAAATTCGGAGCTGTTCTTTAACAGCCCAATTGTTGGTCATGACATCATGAATGGCCAAGGTAACGATACTGATTATGACGGTGAAAATGGTGATGATATTATGGTACAGGGCGTAGGCATTCAGCGCAACAATGGTATGAATGGCTTTGACTGGGCTATTCACAAAGGTGACCCTGTTGCGGCTGATACGGACCTCACGCCGCAGATCCCAGGTCTGGTTGAAATCCCAGATGCTGCCTTGGCGGTGATACTACGTGACCGTTTTGATTCTGTTGAAGGCTTATCGGGCTGGAAGTATGACGACTATCTGAGGGGATCTGTTCGTTCCATTGACCAGAATCCCTGGTTCCAGAACCAGCTCACACAGGCTGGTGTCGACAGGATTCGTGGCCTGCGCGCTGTGCTTGGTGGTGAAGATCTTGCTGATCCAGATGCTGTTGCCTTCGGTGACCCCAATATCGATGGGAATTCGGATGGCCAGATCTTCCTCGGCGGAGACGGTAGTGACACCATCATGGGCGGAGTTGGCGATGATCTCATCGATGGCGATGCCTGGCTGAATGTTCGCATCGAAGGGACTCGTAAAGACGGTTCTTATTTTACGGTCGACAGCCTTAGTGACTTGTTCGTTGATCTCGTCTCAGGGGCTATTGATCCTGGTGAGATCCATGCTGTGCGTGAGATTCTGTATGACGATCGCGCTGACGGCTCTAACCCCGATGATGTCAATCTTGATGTCGCTGTCTTCCAGGACCTGAGGGGCAACTACGACATTGCTTTTGACGCGGACGGTTCTGTCACTGTGTCGCATCTGACCGTTTCAGACGGCCTGCAGAGTGACGGGATCGATCGACTTCGCAATATTGAGGTCGCACGTTTTGCCGATCAGGATCTGCGGCTGGTTAATGATCCTGCACTGTCTTCGGGTTTGCTGGCAACCACGGAGCTCTCCACAACGGGCTTTTTCGGTTTCTTCGGTGCCGCTAACCGCGTTGGCCTTGCCGCTCCAGCCCTCTTTGACGCGAATAACGTCACACCTGATAACCCGCTAGGGCTTGTTGATCCAAGCTCGGTTTCTGTTTCCTTCTTTGATGCCGCTGATTCTGCCACTGCGCTGCCGCTCTCGGCGGCCGGTGAGCTGGTGTTGGCCGCCACGCCCGGCCGGCAGCTGTCGATGACAGCCAGCTATATCGATGCAGCTGGTTTCACCAATACCTTTGAGGCACCCATCTTCAATGCGATTGTTGGCACTGCTTTGGCCAATACGCTGACGGGTACGGCTGATCTGGATTATATCTTCGGTGGTGGTGGAGCTGATGTTCTGCTCGGTAATGGTGGTGATGACTATCTCTCTGGTGGTGTGGGTTCCGATCTGCTCAATGGCGGTGACGGTGTTGACCTTGCCAACTTTGCCGGAGTGGCCACTAGTCTTTTCAACGCGGCTAATCCTCCAGCACAGGCAGTTGTGGATGCCAGATTCGACCTGAATGGTGTCAACCTTACGGTCTCAACTCTCACCGGCGGTCTTGACACGCTTGTATCGATTGAACGCCTGCGCTTCAGTGATGGCGTCTTTGATCTTGTCGCTGGTGCCACCAACGCTGCTGATGATCTGATTTATAGCGGTGAGCAGCGTGCGTTGCTGTTTGGTGGTGGTGGTGATGACCATCTGCGTGGCGGAGCTGACGATGATGTTTTCACCTACACCGCAGCCGGCACGATTGTCGAGAACGCCAGTAGCGGCGGCGGCCGCGATTCTGTTGACGGTGGTGCTAACCGTGAGCTTGGTGATCGCCTGGTGATTCAAGGTGATAACACCACAGAGACGTTCCGTGTGATTGCCGTGGCAGGGGATGTCAATGCATCACACCGTGCTGAGTTAACGGCAGCGGGCTTTGCCGCCATCGCTGAGACTACCGAGATCGTGATTCTCCGGGGTACCGGTAATCTGTCTGCTATTGCGCCACTGACGACCGATAACTTTGCCGTCATCGCTGAAGTGATAGAGATTGAAGAGTTAACGATTAATGTGAGTGGTGCTGGCCGAACTGGTACCCAACGTGTTCAGGTGATTGGTGACTTTAATCCCACCAGCCTGCGCACCAACACCATCACGATCAGTAGTGATGGCACTGGCGTTGATGTTGATGTGACCAGCCTTGAATCCGATCACCGTGTTGTGCTTGATGCCGGCACGATCCTTGGTCAGCGCCCTCAGGATGTTGTTCAGACAGCTGCGAACGAAATCATGAAAGCTGATCCCATGACGCCTGATCAGAACAATGAACTTGCTGATGGCAACGTGTCTGCATCGCTCACCTTGCGAGACGCCCAGGATCTTCTTGATCTTGTGCGTGGGATTGCCCCAGAGCGTCTCGATCCCGAGAATGCCGATGCGGTTGGTGTTCGTGATCTGGCTGGCGCTGAGAACAATCGCGCCAATGCCACCTTCGGTGCAGCGAACGAACCGTTCATTCGTCTCACTGAAGCGCGATTCGGCGCTGTTGACCCCGACTCTGGCACCGCTGAGATCAACCCGATCTTCGCTGGGCTCGACCCCCGCCAGATTTCCAACAGTGTGGCGACCCAGCAGCCGCAGACTCCCCCCAGCAGACAGGCGAACCTGTTCTGGATGTCCTTTGCCCAGTATTTCGACCACGGCCTCGACTTCGTTGTGAAGGGGGGTAATGGGACCATTCCCATCGGCGGCGTCGGTTCTGGTGGTGCTGATAACCCTGCAGATCTCACGCGGGCAACGATCACCGGTTGGGATGCTGATGGCCCGCAGCACCTCAACCAGACATCCCCCTTCGTTGATCAAAACCAGGCCTATGGCTCCACTGCCCTGGTTGGTCAATTCCTGCGTGAATCCGACGGCGCGCGTGGCTTGGGATCTCATTTGATGTCAGGTGGCGATGATCCTTCCGCTCCCGGATTCAAGTTGCTGCCGACACTGCGCACACTGCTGGACCACCACATCGCAGCCCAAACTATTTTCACTGGCACCAAGCTTGGTGACTTAACCCTGACGGAGTACTACCCCGCTCTGATCAAAGCTGACACCTCTGACTACGACCCGGCTGTCATCGCTGAGCTGAACCGTGATTTTCTCGGATCGGGTTACTCCTTGCTTGTTGATCTCAATCCGTTTGTCTCGCCTCTTGAGCATGTTGTAGCTGGTGACGGCAGGCCGAACGAGAATGTCGCCCTCTCTTCGATTCACTCGATCTGGGCGCGTAATCACAACTATCACGTTGACCAACTAACGGAGCTTTACTCAGCGGCTGGCCTTGATGTGACCCCGGAGGAAGTCTTCCAGGCAGCCAAAATCATCAACGAGACGGAGTATCAGCGCGTCATCTTTACGGAATTTGCCCAGGTTCTGTTGGGGAGTGCTGGGATTCGTGGTTATGGCGAGCACGGCTTCGATGACTATCAACCGGCTACGGACGCTCGCATTAGCCACGAGTTTGCAGCCATGGCCTATCGCGTGGGCCACACCATGATTGCTGACGACTTCACGATCCTTGATGCTGATGGGCAGCCAGTGCGCGTGCCCCTGGTGGATCTTTTCCTCAACCCCACCAATGAGGCGGGGGCCTTCACGTTTGACCCTGATGGTCCAGGACCTGCGGCGCCCCTCAACGGCGATGCCGCGCTGAGTGTCTTGGCCTCTAGGGGGTACACCCCCGTTCCTGGCTATGAGCAGCTAGGCGTTGCCCGCATCCTCGGGGGTATGGCCCTCCAGCCTGCTGAGGAGGTTGATCCCCAGGTGGTCGATGCCGTTCGCAACGATTTGGTTCGGGTGCGTGCTGATCTGGCTGCTTTCAACATCGCCAGGGGCTGGGATCTTGGTCTCGGCACGCTTAATCAGGTCAAGGCCGGCCTGCTGGCTTCCACCAACCCTTATGTCCAGGAAGCCCTCAGCTATGTGGGCCTCGAGAACATGACCCCCTATGCCAGCTGGGAGGACTTCCAGCTGCGTAATGGTCTTGCCGATGCGGAGCTGGAGCGGCTTCGTGCCGCCTATCCCGATCTTCACCTCGAGTCCCCCGCTGTGGAGGTGTTCCGTCAGTTCAATCCTGATGTGCAGCTATCGGTCCAGGGCGATGGCAGCGCCGTGGTTTCGGGCATCGATCGCGTTGATGCCTGGGTGGGTGGTTTAGCTGAGCAGAAATTCGAGGATTCACTGCTGGGCACCACCTTCTGGACGATCATCCATGAACAGCTGGATCGCCTGCAGGAGGGTGACCGCTTCTACTACCTCTCCAGGGTCGATGACCTGGACTTCTATGAGGCCTGGGCCAAGGAACAGAGCTTTGCCGACATTGTTGAGCGCAATACTGGCCTCACAGGTCTACCCAAAGATATTTTTGCAGTCTCTGATTCCGAAGTATTAGTTGGATTGCCTGCTGCGGATGGGGCTCCGGCAGACGGTGGCGCTCCTGCTCCTGTCGATCCTGACCCCGCCGATGGGCTTTTGACTGACGCTGAATCCGACGTTGTGGCTAAGGCATTGCACCTGGGCCTGAGTCTGCACAAGCTTCCGGATTTCACCGGTGATGAACCGAATGAGCTCGTGCTGCGCCCCTTTGGTTCACCGGCAGAGCGATCTGCTCAGTTCTACCTGATGCTCACGGCAGAGTCGCTGCGCGATGCCAGCATCGACACCCTGGATGTCACCTTCGATCTTGGAGAGGACTTCGTCAATGTTTTTGAGCTGAGCGGGGAGCAGATCTTCTTCTCCGATGACCTTGCTCTCCAGCGTCGCGTACAGATTGATGGCAGTAAGCTTCGTTTTGAAGGTGCCGGGCTGGGTGCACTTGGCGCTGGCCAGGGTGTTTCAGAAAAGGCCCCCATTGCGGTGATTGCTCTCACCCCGCGAGAAGACATTGATGAGCAGATTCTTGCGGCGCGCCTGGCCGATCGCTATGGCTTCACCAATTCTGAATCCTGGCAGCAATCGCTCCAGTTCAGTGTTGATGCCAATGTCCATGAGATCATGTTCTCTGATCTCATGTCGCTCGGTGATCTCGGCGGCGAGGCGGCATTGCTCACCGACGAGCTTCAGGTGCTTGCCCGTGCTGCTCAGGTGGATCTGCTGACGGACGACGTCTTCGCCTTGGGCACAGAACGCCAGGTGCTCAAACCGGGTGAAGGAGGAATCACCAACCTGATCCGCTCAGGAGACACCCTGGAGCGCACCACCCAGTGGCAAAACGGCGGTGAATTCACCCTGCAGGACCTGTCGATCACCGACCTCAATCAGGCGGGTGTTGCCACCTCCAAGAGCTCGATTGCAGGTGGTTCGGATGCCTTGGCTGTTGGTGCGACAGCCGACATCACCACAGAGATCAGTGTGTACGGTCCTGCTGGTTCGGTTCTGGACAGCGCAGCCCTCGGCTTCCAAATTGATGCCCTCGGTGGCTATCACTGGGATACGGCTGCCATGCCTACGTTCCAGCAGAAAAATCTGGTCACCTACCAGGCCGACCTCAACTATGACGGTCGTGTCAGCATGAAGGACTTGGCCTTCCTGAATGCCGGTGTGAGCCGTGGTTACAGCCGTGATGTTGATGCCAACTATGATGGGACACTCGATATCAAGGACCTCGCGGTGATTGATGCCGAATGGGGGCAAAGTCTCCATCAGGGTGAAGGTCAGTTCCTGGGTTCTGATTTCATGTCTATGGCGGATCTGTCTCAGCAGGGCCTGCAGCAGTGGGACAGCTCCGCCTTCATCGCTCAGAATGCAATCGAAGCGGAGCAGCAGGTTTCGAATCCTGTTGCTGAATCCGGTGGCACATTCGTCACGGTGCAGGGCTTTGAGGCGCTTCTTGCTCAGCTCGAGCAGCAGCAAACCCAGCAGTACGACCTGACCTAA